The genomic interval GCCCGTCATGATCCAAATAGACGCAGCCAGCCACCCAACCTGCTCAAGCCCTGCCCTCAACTCCAGAACACCCCCCATTCCCAAGTCTCATCAATCTGTCCACTCACACTATCACGCCGCGGGCGCCGCCGCCACTGGGGCCGCGGGCGAGTCAGCAGGTTGCGCCTGATTCGCGCCAGCAGCAACCGCCGCAGGTGGAGCCGGAGCCGGCTGTGTAACGCTCTGGCCCCCGGGACTCGTTCCCACAATCACCACTCCGGGCCCAGTGTTTCCTTGAGCAGCCGGAGCAGCCGCCGGCGCCGAAGCCGGCGTCACCGCTTGTGGGGGCGTGCCGGGATTCTTTCCAAACTGCACCGGGGCAATGGCCTGGTTGGCTCCGTCGACGATGGCTGCTCCCGGCTGTGCTGCCGGAGCATTCTGCgacgccggcggcggcgctgcTACTTGAGCGGGAGGCTGTGCAGCAACGGGAGCGGCAGCTGGAGCGGCGACGGGAGCAGGTTGTCCCTGGTTCGCGCCGACCGCGATACTTCCCAGGTTCTGTCCGCCTTGCTGACCCTGAGCCTGAgccggaggcggcggcggcgtcgcGACCTGCGCTGGAGGTtgagctgctgctgccggaGGTGGCTGTATTCCTCCCTGGTTCGCTCCGACGGCAATGCTTCCCAGATTTTGGCCTTGACCCTGAGCCTGAGCaggaggcggcggtggtgctTGCGCCGTGTTGTTGCCCCTGTTCCCATTGAAGATGCCCAGCCCGGACAACCCGGCCAGCTGTGCGGCGGCAATCTGCTCAAAGCTCGAAAAGATCTGTGCCGCGGCCCCGGCTAGTGCCGGGTTTCCGTTGGCAGCGTTGGCGGCAGACGTCGCGCAATCAGTCAAGAATGTCCCCGCGTTCTGGACAAAGAGGCCCTGTTGCTGCGGCAGGATTATAGCGGCGGGATCCGGAACCGAGAGCAGCTGCGGCGCCTGCGTGCCTGCGGGGAGGATGATGCTCTGGCCTACCTGGCCAAAGGGGGCTGCCTGGTTGAAGGCTGCGAGACTGAGAGTGTTGTCGGCGGGGGCGGACCCAACGGCTTGGGCGCTGAAGTCGGACGTGTTGGATCCAGCAGACGAAGATGAGTCCTCGAGTTGCACGCGGGCGGCGCCAAAGGCGTTTGCTTGGGCTGATGCTGCCTGCGGTGTCGAGATTTCCAGGTTGGTCGGGTCTGTTACCATGACGAGCGTCTGTTTCCCTGCCTGCCCGTTGTCTGCGAGGAGCTGGTTGACAAGGTATCGCTTGTTCTGTTGCCCCTGGTTTCTATTGTCGACTAGGCCGGTGACAGTGACGATAATGGTGTTCTTTGGTCAAAGTCAGTCTTGCCCTGATAGGTTGCTGTATACCCGTTGCCAGTTGTATCAAGGCGGTATAGTGCAGAACAAGGGTAGACTCACCGCCTGAGGAAATTGTGCCTTGAAATGATTAATTCGGATGTTGTCCTTGACGGTCTGCAGCTGCGTCGCAAGTGCGAGCTGAGACTGTACCAATGCAGCGAGCTCTCTCTCGTTCTGCCTTTGCAGCTGATTGATCGTGTCGAGGTTCTCCTGGACGACGATGATATTGGGCTTGATGATGTTTTGGATAATGTTGACATCGCCATTGttcttgttgttgttgttattATTGTTGTTGTTCTTGCCGTTGTTATCATTGTTATTGTTGCCTTTGGCATTGTTCTTGGCCTGATTTTGATTCTGGTTCTGGTTCTGGTTCTGGTTCTGGTTTTGTCCTTGCCCCTTGTCCACGGCTTTTGCATCCTGAGCAGGCGCTGGAAGACATGACGATCAGCATGACTATTCAAGCCAGGTGAGATGAAGTCGAGACCTACCCGCCACAGCCAACGAACTAAACGCCGCCAGGGCAGCAATAACGTGCTTGAGATGCATAGCTTGCTTCAAAGTCCACACAACTAATTAGGATTTACAAAACGAAATGGGGGTAGCAGTGAGTGTTCAAGGCACAGCCGACTCGAAGAGTGAGAATTATGAATCGTAAAGGATCGTAGGGATTTGAATAAGAGGAGAATTAAAAGTGGCCGCTGGGGCTCACggagaagagagagaaaggcAGATCGAGGGAAAGTGAACGCGAAGGGGTGCCAAGAGATCTACTCTATCGGAGCATAGTCTGTTGATCTCTTCTGATCGGTTACAACGCAGAGAAGGAGAATAGAAACTGGATGCTGGTGGACTGCATATgtatattaaccttattccTGCCCGCCTTTCTCACCACCCGAAGAAAACAGCTTCATGGTCATGCTCGCCCTTTGTCGATGAATCTCTTCTGCTGCCGGGAGCTGCGTTTCCCGTGGTTGGTATGGGATGCCCTGAAGGCGGAACTGAGGAACAGGGAGGGGCCTCTGAGTTGTAGATGGACAGGATGACAGATCTGGTAGACATTCGTCTCGTCGTAAAACTCCCGAACCCTTGCCCCCGGTCCCACAAGTAAGTAAAGCCGCAGTTATGAAAAGAAGAACGCACGATGGTGGCTTCAGAGTCAGGGGCATTAGTGATCTCGAGGCAAAAAGGGAAGGGTGTCCTGGTCCCAGAGAGGGGTAATGGAACCCAAAGCCAGGACGACTCTAGTAGGAAAATGGGAGGAAAACCAGCCTCACCTGCCATCCAACCTTGACAACAGCTTGACATGCCCGTACGCCGGTCGTATGCCGCCTCAACCGTCCCATGCCGCACCTGTCAAAGCAGCCATCATCCCATCGAAGAAAGGGACAAGGCTCGGTCCTTCAGCCACCAATCACATCGCCGCCCTCTACGACCCTGGGCGGGTTTGCGACCCCACGCGAAACAGTATCGGAGAAGAGCCTCAAGAGACAGGAGAGAGTCCGAGAGGAGAGGAGGGGTTGTGCTCCATTCCGAATTTCCTCTTGCCATATGCGAGTCAGCATGGGAAGGGTGTCACGTCAATGCGTAAAGTTTGGCAACTCGTCGCGAGTGATGCTGGTGACCATCTGTTAATCTCCGTAGCCCTGCACTCATCATGATCAACCGCCAAGTAAAGATCGCATCCAGGTAGGAAGCAAGCCGCAATTTCGAGAACTTGAAGATCTCAAAAAGCGTTGAGAATGCACTGGAAGATCTCTAGACTCATCCGTGACTCTTTCAAATGTCATCCGGTAACACCATCCCGAATCGGAGAATTAGGTGGTCTTTTTGAGTTAGGCTCGAGCCGACGCAGATGCCAAGTCCTAAGTCAAAGCATAAATGCTTTCCGTTTGGGCCGATGACAACTTGGCTAACGGGGAGCCGAAGCTTGTTTTCAAGAGACCACATTGGAGTTTGATCCATGTGTGGGTAGATGGAGCAGACTCGAAACACACAACTCAAGCCCCTCATCCCTGTCACTGTTTAGTAAAGCATGCCACTTCAATGCGACTCACTGATAGACGACAAGTAAGTGTATCATCTGCAACTCTGCAGCGTTTCCTCGTGTAGTCATTTATACAGAAAGTCTGCCTTGCGTCATTCCGGGTAGAGGGAACATTCGGTTCCAACCCGGGATTGTCGTACAATGCCCATCATACACCATAAGTCATATTACCAAGCCACAGTAAGGCCAGGAAGCCTACAAACTTCAGTCGTAAGGCGCTGTTTGACGCAACGGTGCCTTTCGTTCTTCCTCTTTCTGTCGCCTCTTCCATGGCTGCCGCCGAACGCCATGGAACAGGACTTGTCTTACCGTCCTTAACCGGTAAGGTGCGACCCAACGAGACTTCTCCGGCCTGCTTCCCTTCCTCTACTCCCGTCAAACCCTTAACAATGCGGAGAGTGGCACGCTGGCAATTGTTGCATGCCCAAAGGAAGACAATAGCAATGATTGTTACTTCAGCTGCTCTCAGTAGACGGCCTCCGCTTCCAATCCTCAAAACCCCAGCTCCGTCACTCGCAAGCCATATGTGATGGTGCAAAATGTAGGCTTCAAGCGACATTCTTCCAAGAGCTGCCGCAGGCGGGATTTGAAGGTCTCGCAACTTCCGTAAAGAGTTTCTCGCAATTATGGCCGACAGCACAAACCAGGGGCTCGTGTACGGATGGTAGGTGTCGTAAGACTGGTTATTGTGGTATACCTCGGCGATGAACGCAAGGATGATGAAAACAATGAGATACGCAATGGCGAAAATGAGCATTATCGGCTTCACCGGAATCGCGTCTTGTTCTGGGTATGTGATTTCCAACAACCCGCGGTCAAGTGCGTTGTTGATCTTTTCAAAGAGAGCTTCGGCGTTGATGCCATGCTGGCGACGCCTGAGAACCGAGACTCGGTGCGTCGCAGCCGCCGTAAGTATACCAAAGTAAGGGATGAAGCGGTCCATGGCGAAGTGGGCGCGCAGTGGATTTACGTCCCAGTAAATCCCACAAGCCCGTTTGAGAATTGACAGAAAACGCTCAGGTGTACGGGTGCTTTGTACCAAGTACGAAGTCCAGGCAGCAAACACAACAACCTTTACAAAGAATGCAACAGGATTGCTGTTGAACTTCTTAAAGCAAGCCAGCGTTGCATAGATGACTGCAAACCAAAACGTCAATAGTGGCACAGTGTAAATGATCCATTCGCTTGATACCATGAACGCAATCAAGCAGGTCAGCAGATTCAGCCGACCTAACACATATGCGACCCTGCGTAACGAAAAGTCTTCGGTGCGGAGGAAGTACATCGTGTGACCGTAGCTGAACAAAAAGATGAATGTCGCCATGAGGAACTTGTGTACCTTATACATCGCCAAGGACTCGGATGCGTTGTGGTACTTATACAGTAGAACGAATACCAGCATCCAGCCTCTCCACTCGTCTGTTTGCTCTCGTGATAGAAAGGACGTCGTAGTGAGTCCTTTCGCCGACGACAAGACAGGTGCCTTGAAACGAATTGACAGCGCTGCGAAAATAACTAGGCCAACCAAAGGTGATATAAAGTCGGGTATGTCAAAGTACTTGTCCTGCTTCGCGAAGATGTGAGTTCGGTCGGCGATAAGGCAGTATACCGCAACGATCAGTATGGTAGCCAACGCCAGAAGAGTATCCATGAAGCGGGACGTTCGTGCAGACGGAAAAGCATCCTGCTGCCGACTCAAAAACAGGATTGGCATTGTTAGTACATTGAGGCCAAGTAGCAAAAGCTGAATCCGACGAAGAGGGGAATACGGCACACAGCAGGTGATCTGGTTGGCGTATCCTCGTCTAATCAGACCGGCATTGCAGTGGGCATTGAGGACGACATCTAGTTTTCTCTCCGCCACGATGTCGACCGAATGTATACCATCCTCAAGCATAGCGTCGTCGTGTCCCTCGGTCATGCTATTGTAGGCCCTTGCGATGTGTGATTTTTCGTTCAGCTCCAGGTGATCCAGGTTCCAATTCATGGCGTCAATCCTCCTAGGAGTGATGGCTCGCGCGCGGGACGCGGTAAGCATATCGTAGGCTGGAACAGGCACGGGTGCCATAAGGACATGGTTAGAAAGCTCTGCAAAGGCTGACTGTGAGTTGCTCTGAGGGTACACCATCAATTCGTCGATACTCTTATGCAGGTACGGCATAAGGACGTTGATGCCTTCTCTGAAGAGCTCCAAGTACCGGTCACCGCCCTGACGGGCCGCCCATAGACCTGGAGTGCCGAGAACGATGAGCGCTGGTGAACCTCTTCCTTCTTGTCGAACAAGTTTCTCGTAATCGGCGGATCCGGGACGGTCCCGAAATCGAGCCAATTGGCTATGGAGACTCGTGGAGTTGAGCCAAGGGTCCCAGATAAACTCCAATCTGACGCCTTCAACATCCATTGTGAGGTTTTGATGTTTGTCGTCCGACACGGCGAAGTCAAGAATGGCCTTCTCGGCGACGTGATGGTCAAGTCGGGTCATGGCAGCAAAGTAGAGCTGGCGCATAGTCGAGTCTCCCATGATAACCAGGTGACGACCTGCGAAGCAATCCGAGACATCCTCGCGGGACATCTCGCGCATTCTGCAATTGTCAGGCTCCCATTTCGAAAAGACGTCTCTCGGCAACTTTGAGCCGGGCCGCGAGCGCCAGGTGCCGTTGGAGAGCAAAGCGTTGCACTTGTAGGGATCATGTTGGCCTGCATCTCGTGTCAGCTTCTTGACTCAGCTTAAGCTTGTCCACGACCCTAATTTGGTGGGGCAGCTGGAGAATGGAACTGCTTTAATCGTACCGAATACGAAATACTGGTAGACGACTGAGAGAAGCAGTATTAAGAGGGAAACCCGCGGTATGGTCCGGAGAAAGAAGGGCGAGCTCCCGGCAGAGGAAGCTAACCTTTGAATGCTGCGAATCATTGGGGGCTAGGAGGGACAAAAAGGAACCACCCGATAAGGTACGGCGCGCGATCTCAATGCTCCGACTGGTGGTGGCGGTTGCAGCTGGCGGGAAACCGCATTTCTCTTCCGCCTAGTGGAATGCTCTCCGGACTGTTCAGGGACAGAACAGAAGAAGACTCGCGATATTACAAAACCGAGAGAGAGCACTACGAAAGTAGAGTAGTAGAACGCGAGTTGAGGTAGAAGGGGAGGTTCGGAGAGGCACAGTCAAGCGGCGAAGGACCCAAGAAAGGAATCGGACTGATTGTCAACCCCATCAGACGCGCATGCGAGCGCGGCTGCCATTTCCCTTATAATGCCAGCAACGGTCGAGGCCAAGAACTGAACGGATGACAGGGCTGGCGCTGCCAAGGTGCCGCTACGGAAAGGGACCCGTCCATGGTCTTGGGATGTCATTCCTCAGCCTGTGACCTGTCAGCCTGGAGGGAAGGGAGTGGAGGGAATCCGCGGAAAGGGGAAGGCAGTCACACGTACGCCGCATCTACGCAGACTCCAGAGCGGCAGAGCACATTGCATTGGCACATTAGGCCCTGGGGAAATCGATAAAAGATGGACGGGGGGTTGCACTTGGTGGGAATCACCGTCAGCAAGCGAGCTGTTGGTGACTGCTCAGATGGGATGGACGGGCAGCCGTGAGATAACAGGCCAGGCACCCCCCTTCCGTGATCCCTGCTGGATGTCGACGACGCACCTTCTTTTGGCAAGCCAACACGCGACATTGTGGGGGAGACTCCGAGAGAGAGAAGCACGAACCCGAGCACCGTCATTCTGCTCGCCTATTTGGCACCGTGTGGGATGCTCATAATCCCGCTATTGCCGCCAACGATTTGTTATCAATCAATCACCCAACCCGCTGGTCGCTTTGGGACTCTGGGAGTTTTGTGGGCCAGGGAACACAGTGTGGTCCACTTGTGTTGGCCAGTGCAGCCACGCTGACGGCCAAGAAGGCGCACCGCCTATATTTTCTCTCGGCtcgattttttttttccttctctTCATTCGTCCATCTTCCCGTCGGACACCGTTTACAGTCGGCCAAACGTATGCCGTTGCAAACGGCGGCACAACTCTCGATACTCGAGAAAGCGAATTACTCGAGCATTGCCAGTCACTCCATGGTGTTTATCCTTCATTCGGAGCATATCAGGCTGCTGCAAGAACTGCAAGAACAGAGGTAGGTCAGAGCAAGGAAGCTTCCGCCAGTCACGGAACGCATCACATACATGCAAACTTGATGCCGTCTTTTGCCATAGCTCGATCAGTTCAGCCGTCTCGTCTTCTGATCTTGAGCCGGATACACCACGCCTTGCGCGCGGTAGTATGAGACAAGATCGAACCCCAGGCAATGTTCTTTGAGTACGTAACCTTCTGATTCCATGTGAAGGCTTGCGTAATTTATCTGTTGTCACACCTCTCAGTCTTGGCCCTCTTTTTCATGTAGAGATCGTTTCCATTTTGTGCGCGTATCTACCTCTCTACCTAAGAGGCAAAAAGAAAACTTTTTGTAAAGGCAAATTTCAAAAGCAAAACATTCGGTCCCGTTCGTTCCCGTTCCATAATCTCAAGAAAGCCGCCAGCCCGATCGCATGCTGCTTCGCTTGAGTCTTGACTCCCTACTCACATCCCGTAAAACCCTGATACATGTGAGACCAATCCGCAATCCTCACTGAATGTACGTTGCCCAAGTGCCAAGAGGGCGGGGAGTGGGCTGCTTCGTCTGCTTGACATTTGCCTCCAGAGCCGATAACAGACCCTGACGGTCGAACTCGGTCAGCTGAAGCTTCTGCGCAGTCTGAATATGCTGAACGTCAACTTTCAAGATGTCTCGGATGGCAAGAAGCTCGTCAGCGCCCAGGCTGTCCGTGATACGCTTGGTCTTGTAGTTCAAGAGGAAGTGGTTGCTCATCATCTCCTCACGCTTGTTGAAGATGGCAGTCGTGGCCTTGGAAATTTTGATTGTCACCTCCTTGAGGTTGGGGCACTTGGCCAGCTTGAGGAACGCCGAGTCAGATTGAGGACCGCACCAGTGAATCTCAACCTTGCGCAGGTGGTCGAACAGGTTGCTGTTGGTGTTCAGGTGGCCAAGAAGCTCGCAGCAGCAGGCAAAGTACTGAGTTTGTTCGCCGTAATAAATCTGATAGAACTCATCTCTCAGGGCTGCTCCCAAAGTCTTGTACATTTTGAACTGTTGCTTCGCCATGTGTCCCCACAGCTTTGCCTCAGGGTTGGCACAGTTGCAGCGGTACTTGTCTTGGATGCGCTTGAGGGCAGGCATTCTGCAGGCCTTGGAGCTGGTCTCAACGACCATGTGAAGCACACGTGCTCGAATCTCACGGGGCAACTTCATGAACGGGAAGACGGTAGGAGAGGGGCGGTCTGCAATACAGGAGTTAGTTACTCAATGGACTTTTCCATTCCGATGTACCCATAACAATCTCTGGAAGAACATCCACGTCGTTGAGTTCATGAAGCACTTACTGGCAATCTCCAAGACTTCGGTGCACATATGAATGAGCAGGGCGCATTCTCTTGTCTCGTCTTGCTTGTTCTTTTTCTGCTTTGTCATTCTCTCGGTACACTTTCGGATAGTGTCGATCATGGCCTGACGTCTCTTGGAGCTCAGACGAAGCATCCGGCCGAGCTCAGCCATGTCAATGGTCCCTGTTTTGGTGTCTTCCAGAGCTTGCAGCATCACCTGAGTGTTGTGGCACAGGTCGAAGCGCTTGTGGATGTTGCGACACTTCAAGACGAACCACGAGTCCATGCCCAAGACCATCTTGACGGTATGCTTGTAATTCTCTTTCTTTCCTTAGGTACGATATCTGACAGTCAAGACGCGCTTGGTGAACGCTTTGACGATATATGCTCGGTGCAGTAAGCCAGGTATCGGGACGCTAGAGATATATGGTCGGAAAGAAACGGTCTCAAGTCTGATGAGGGCTCTGACTGTTGTCGCTTCTAAAATGAAGTGATCTAGCGTTCGAATGGACCGCGTGGAAGTTATGGTGAATGGCCAGTTCGATGTGATTCAGGTATGCGCTAATATCAAGCGAAGAAGAAACGCGGAGATGTCGATGTACGGTTCTGAGGTGTGTTGGGTAGGAAGAGGCGTCTTTGATGGGAAGAGGGCTGGGGATATTGCAGATTAAAGTAGTCCAGGACTGATGAACTGTGCTTTGCGACTCTCGTGAACTTGGATAGCTGCTAATTGGGGATTTGTCGATTATTGCTCCTGCGTGATGACGACGCACAACTTGTGGTGCTTATCAAATCGACCTGCGGCTTCAGTATCAGTAAAAGAGCAGAGGGTTTTGGGATATGATCGAGATGAACTGTAGGCTGCGATATGAGGGTTTCCTCGCAGAGTGATGACGgttaagcgtatataaaaattgaGAGTCGTGAGAAAATAAATGCCAACACGTAATCCAAGAACTTACCTGTTTGTAGTGCGTGAGAGGGTGAGAAAGACGAGAAGACGAAAGTTTGGTGCTTCCAGTCGGTCGGGAGAATGGGTGTGAAGGGAAAGAGATATAACAAAGCTCAAGGGCTTAGAAGATATAAAGTAGTGTGAGCTCTGGTGATGTGAGTCGTGAAGTAGAAAAGTGCGCAGGCAATACCCCGGTCGGTGAGGTGTGAAGAAGGGAAGAGTTGCTCAAGGGTCGCGGACTGTGAACATGTGATGTGATGCGAGCCCGGTATGGCAAGGAAATATTGCAGAAAAGGGTCTTGTCGATACCTAAGTTTGAGAGGTATGAAGGGGGAAGGGTTGCTGAAAGATCTCAGGCGGTGGATATAAGCCCCGTGAGGTGACGTGAGGCGCGTGAGCGGAAGGGTCAAATAAGATCGTTCAGAGGAGGGCTGAGGAAGGTACGAACGAGGCTGTTAGAGGTGTAGCCTGTGCACTCAGTTATCGGTGAGGTACGAAGTGGGAAGAAACTTCTCAGAGCTCCCGGATGTAGTTGTTTTGATACACGCCCGTGAGTGAGATGTGTGTATGCGAAAGGTACCAACGAGACCTTCGAGAGGATGTAGAGGCTCGCGTATCGTGGGCGCTCAGCTGTTGTTCGAGTATGAAGAATCAATGGATTCCTTAAAGGGTCCGAGGACGTATGGACGTGGCCGTGAAGTGAGGTGTGCCTGCTGTAGGTCTGGCAGCTGCGAATGAGGGCGGTCAAGCAGAGAGCAGAAAGAGGCAAGTGTGGTCCTGAACGCTCAGGAGTCCATGAGATACGAATGGGCAAGTAATCCCTCAGGGGTCCTGGTTGAGTATGTGTGATATGAGTGTAAGGTGCGATTTGTATGTGCACATGGGACAAGCGGGAAGAGGGGGTGTTCGGTGTAGGGTGTAGAAGGTAAATGGACTTTTGCTCTTCCTTGTTGCGGAAGAAGAGGGAGAAGACAATCCTTGTTTCTATGCTTTTGTCATTGAATTGTTAAAGTGTAGGTGATGAATGCCTTTGGGTGGGGGAAGATGTAGTGGTTCAGTTGGGACGGGATGCGATGTTTTCTTAGCAGGCACAGTGAGGTCGACTAAACGGCAGGCACGATGGAGTCGCTTTTTCAGGAAGGCAGGTCCCCTGCAGTGGGATCAGTCTAGGAAGGTGCAGATAATCAAAGGCGGTCCAGCTGTGTGGGATGTTCTGTGTATCAGTTTGTCAACATAAGAGAAGGCTACATAGACTGAATGCGACGTAGTGTGGTTCTCTCCCCACATGAGGCTTAAGTCGACTACACTACTAAATGCTGTCCGAAGTGTCATTTTGAGGGAAGACAACAGGTTGCCCAGGGGCCAGTGGAATCACTATGTCTTTAAGTCAAGTTTATACGGATCCCGAGTGATGTATAAGAGGAGCTCTTCAACGATATCGGGCTCGGTGACATACTATCAAGGCTGTTTGACATCTATTAAGGTATGTGCAAGATTAGGAGGCATATTTCAGGCCATAGCGAGTTCCAAGTTATGCCTAACATATGTTGTAAGCGGTTTAATTCATATCCTCAAATCTAACTTAGGTTCAAGAGATGAATAATTCTCCATCACTGAATGTGACGCGATATACTTGGGATCCATTGCAGATATCCAACGTAACGTTGTTGCTGAATAGGTGATTTAGGTGCCGAGAGAATCAGCAACACGATGGAAGTCATGATCTCAAAACATTATGCCGACTTACTCAATTGAAACAAACTCGTCTTAAATATAATGCCTGTCCTTGTGGTTTTGTACGAAGAGTGGTCACGAGTGTCGTATCTGGAAAGCCTCAGGGGATGGAAACGTGATGTGCTTCCATTCCCAAGCCGACAGCCTTTCTCAACAAGTCAACAAACCTTGTGTATTACTTTGACAACAAGCAAAATACTACAATCACCAGAAATCACCTCGCTGCTGACAAAACTATGGAAAACTCGACATCAGGTTGTGGATGACGTATCGCAAATGTAGGTAGGACTGCGGCAACAATTATTAGAGCTACCAGGAGCTGGATACACGCTCTCATTCCTAGCTTCCCAAGAAACCCCATTTAAGTGGCAACATGTCACGAAGATTCATTCAATTGACAACAAAAGCAACGGTGACATGACTGGCAAGCGAGGCGATTCCGAGAATAGTCTAGATAGTGCGATGCTTTGTTAACCTATGGTGGGGCGACATGTCGAGCTTTATTCCAAATAGTACGGACATCAAGACTCATATCCTTTGTCCAAATCTCTTAGATCACCGGTGCAATAAATTGCCACTTGAAACGATGTGTTATCAATAGAGTAGAATTTCTCGTGTGTATCGTCGGTTTCGAGGTGGAGTAGTCCTTGCCTCAGTGCCATCTTGTTATATCCAAGTCAAGCATTGTTGCCATATTCATACAGTAACTCAGTTGCCATTCCCAATCCAAGTTCCCCATTATCATGTAAAAATCAAAAACTAAGGCTCGAACACAACGGCCATGGTGACCTTTTCTCCCCCCAAAATTTCAACCCCAAACTCCAAGGCGATGCCGGAAAAGGACGCTTTGAGACGCCGAAATCGGTTGTCTCTCGATACCCAATATGGGAAATAAAAGTGTCTCAGATGAGAACGGTCGAGAACCCCTCGGGCCGAGAACCTCAAGACCTCTCATCCTCTTCCGGGACGGACCGGAACTGACTCTCGCGAGGCAAGGGGTTCATCCGGAGTGGGCTGTCATCCACGTCCACGCTGTTGTGGCGTGATGTGCCGGGGCTGACGTTGATGCTGTAGTAACTCGACCGCGCATCG from Colletotrichum lupini chromosome 2, complete sequence carries:
- a CDS encoding Cas1p-like protein, with amino-acid sequence MREMSREDVSDCFAGRHLVIMGDSTMRQLYFAAMTRLDHHVAEKAILDFAVSDDKHQNLTMDVEGVRLEFIWDPWLNSTSLHSQLARFRDRPGSADYEKLVRQEGRGSPALIVLGTPGLWAARQGGDRYLELFREGINVLMPYLHKSIDELMVYPQSNSQSAFAELSNHVLMAPVPVPAYDMLTASRARAITPRRIDAMNWNLDHLELNEKSHIARAYNSMTEGHDDAMLEDGIHSVDIVAERKLDVVLNAHCNAGLIRRGYANQITCCVPYSPLRRIQLLLLGLNVLTMPILFLSRQQDAFPSARTSRFMDTLLALATILIVAVYCLIADRTHIFAKQDKYFDIPDFISPLVGLVIFAALSIRFKAPVLSSAKGLTTTSFLSREQTDEWRGWMLVFVLLYKYHNASESLAMYKVHKFLMATFIFLFSYGHTMYFLRTEDFSLRRVAYVLGRLNLLTCLIAFMVSSEWIIYTVPLLTFWFAVIYATLACFKKFNSNPVAFFVKVVVFAAWTSYLVQSTRTPERFLSILKRACGIYWDVNPLRAHFAMDRFIPYFGILTAAATHRVSVLRRRQHGINAEALFEKINNALDRGLLEITYPEQDAIPVKPIMLIFAIAYLIVFIILAFIAEVYHNNQSYDTYHPYTSPWFVLSAIIARNSLRKLRDLQIPPAAALGRMSLEAYILHHHIWLASDGAGVLRIGSGGRLLRAAEVTIIAIVFLWACNNCQRATLRIVKGLTGVEEGKQAGEVSLGRTLPVKDGKTSPVPWRSAAAMEEATERGRTKGTVASNSALRLKFVGFLALLWLGNMTYGV